A genome region from Chitinophagales bacterium includes the following:
- a CDS encoding radical SAM protein encodes MAERDYIYYDYTKSLCPECLHLVDTKIVFKDEKVWMYKHCKEHGNSKTIIADDIEYYKNIRNYNKASEMPVHFGTPVKYGCPYDCGLCTDHEQHSCLSLVELTDRCNLTCPTCYASSSPTHGRHRSFEEIEKMFDTIVRNEGTADVVQISGGEPTVHPKFWDIMDMAKTKKIRHIMLNTNGVKIAKDKRFAERLASYMPDFEVYLQFDSLNPEILKTIRGEDLSDIRMKAIEHLNEFNLSTTLVVTLQKGLNDHEIGDTIRYALSQKAVRGVTFQPTQVAGRNVHFDAANQKITLTEVRRKIYEQTDIFTPEDIIPVPCNPDNLAMAYALKYNHEVFALTRWVNPQDLLNNSKNTIVYEQDERLQKYLYDMFSTGISVEKAETKLAELMCCLPLIPQGNLDYSNLFRIIIMNFMDAYDFDVRAVKKSCVHIIDDNMKLIPFETMNLFYRDGKVKEFQK; translated from the coding sequence ATGGCAGAAAGAGACTACATTTATTACGATTACACAAAAAGCTTATGTCCAGAGTGCTTGCATTTAGTTGATACTAAAATAGTATTCAAAGATGAAAAAGTATGGATGTATAAACATTGCAAAGAACACGGCAATAGCAAAACTATCATTGCAGACGATATAGAATATTATAAAAATATCCGTAACTATAACAAAGCATCGGAAATGCCAGTTCATTTTGGGACACCAGTCAAATATGGGTGCCCATATGATTGCGGGCTTTGCACAGACCATGAACAACATTCATGTTTATCATTAGTAGAATTAACTGACCGATGTAACCTTACTTGCCCAACTTGCTATGCCTCTTCTTCCCCTACTCACGGAAGACACAGGAGTTTTGAGGAAATAGAAAAAATGTTTGATACCATAGTTCGCAATGAAGGGACAGCCGATGTAGTGCAGATAAGCGGTGGCGAGCCAACTGTGCATCCTAAATTTTGGGACATTATGGATATGGCAAAAACAAAAAAAATACGCCACATTATGCTCAATACCAATGGCGTTAAAATTGCGAAGGATAAGAGATTTGCTGAAAGATTAGCTAGCTACATGCCAGACTTTGAAGTCTATCTTCAGTTTGACAGTTTAAATCCTGAAATACTAAAGACTATCCGAGGAGAAGACCTTTCTGACATTCGAATGAAAGCCATTGAGCATTTAAATGAATTCAATCTTTCTACAACACTAGTAGTTACTTTACAAAAAGGACTAAATGACCATGAAATTGGAGACACAATCCGCTATGCCTTATCTCAAAAAGCTGTCCGAGGTGTTACTTTTCAACCTACTCAAGTAGCTGGGAGAAATGTCCATTTCGATGCAGCAAATCAAAAAATAACGCTTACTGAAGTGCGAAGAAAAATCTATGAGCAAACGGATATCTTTACTCCAGAAGATATCATTCCTGTTCCATGCAATCCTGACAATTTGGCTATGGCGTATGCTCTAAAATATAATCACGAAGTTTTCGCATTGACACGCTGGGTAAATCCGCAGGACTTATTAAACAACTCAAAAAATACAATTGTTTATGAACAAGATGAAAGACTTCAAAAATATTTGTATGACATGTTTAGCACAGGAATTTCGGTAGAAAAAGCAGAAACAAAACTAGCCGAACTCATGTGCTGCCTCCCATTGATCCCTCAAGGCAATCTTGACTATTCTAATCTATTTAGAATTATTATTATGAATTTTATGGATGCTTATGACTTTGATGTGCGAGCAGTTAAAAAATCCTGCGTACATATTATCGATGATAACATGAAACTCATTCCGTTTGAAACGATGAATCTATTTTATAGAGATGGAAAGGTAAAAGAATTTCAGAAATAA
- a CDS encoding RsmD family RNA methyltransferase, which translates to MRIIGGIHKGYKLNQPKLEPTRPTTDLAKEALFNILDNYFNFDNIRFLDLFGGTGNISLEFGSRGCSDITTVELNTEAIKFITKTSEKLELKGHRILQMDVFDYIENCRESFDVIFAGPPYKLPNLAMIPDLIIQKEIIEGQGWFILEHDPKYNFDTHPHLWKRRNYGQTNFSIFTNAINN; encoded by the coding sequence ATGCGGATAATAGGCGGAATACATAAAGGCTACAAACTCAATCAACCCAAATTAGAGCCTACAAGACCTACGACAGATTTAGCTAAAGAGGCATTATTTAATATCCTCGATAATTATTTCAATTTTGATAATATCCGTTTTCTTGATTTATTTGGTGGAACAGGAAATATAAGCCTTGAGTTTGGATCGCGCGGCTGTAGCGATATCACGACGGTAGAACTCAATACTGAAGCCATCAAATTTATAACTAAAACATCTGAAAAACTGGAGTTAAAAGGGCATCGTATTTTACAAATGGATGTCTTTGACTATATCGAAAATTGTCGTGAATCTTTTGATGTCATTTTTGCAGGACCCCCTTATAAACTTCCAAATCTGGCCATGATTCCAGACCTTATAATTCAAAAAGAAATCATAGAGGGACAGGGCTGGTTCATTCTCGAACATGATCCGAAATACAATTTTGACACCCACCCGCATCTTTGGAAACGAAGAAACTATGGGCAAACGAATTTTAGTATTTTTACAAATGCTATTAACAACTAA
- a CDS encoding SDR family oxidoreductase, with protein MNIIVTGSSRGIGLAILEKYAYVGWNLAFCSKNPDSVTKAKQHLQSINANIKIYAEALDMENQDAVLRFAKNCLKEFGSIDILVNNAGLFQQGDLCAENFDDSLDYLMRVNLFSAYWMGKCIIPQMIKNKSGHVFNISSIAGLKDYDNGGGYTVAKFALTGYTKQIRNELKSKHVKVTGIYPGAVLTDSWAGVDLPDNRFIQPSDIAEIIYTTSQLSPSACVEDIIIRPQEGDI; from the coding sequence ATGAATATCATTGTTACTGGTTCTAGCCGCGGTATAGGCTTAGCCATTTTAGAAAAATACGCATATGTAGGATGGAATCTTGCTTTTTGTAGTAAGAATCCAGACAGCGTGACTAAGGCGAAACAGCATCTTCAAAGTATCAATGCGAATATAAAAATTTATGCGGAAGCACTTGATATGGAAAACCAAGACGCCGTATTGCGTTTTGCAAAGAACTGCCTTAAAGAATTCGGCAGTATAGATATCCTCGTCAATAATGCTGGACTTTTTCAACAAGGAGACCTGTGCGCTGAAAACTTTGATGATAGTTTAGACTACTTAATGCGAGTCAATTTATTTAGTGCATATTGGATGGGCAAATGTATCATTCCCCAAATGATAAAAAATAAATCCGGCCATGTTTTTAATATTTCTTCTATTGCTGGTCTGAAAGATTATGATAATGGAGGTGGATATACCGTAGCGAAATTTGCACTCACAGGATACACCAAACAAATCCGTAATGAGTTAAAATCTAAACATGTGAAGGTGACAGGTATTTATCCTGGAGCAGTATTGACGGATAGCTGGGCAGGGGTAGACCTACCTGATAATCGATTTATTCAGCCAAGCGATATAGCCGAAATAATATATACAACATCGCAATTATCACCCAGCGCCTGTGTCGAGGATATTATCATAAGACCACAAGAAGGGGATATCTAA
- a CDS encoding DUF3822 family protein produces the protein MENKLLKVLHAYHPNENMKFEKADILVYRDALILTGYEKIGQPMSAFVHFQFRDLNIPGVYSTQIQMALDQIPAAYRSAVIKNVFHCESTFVLVPQTELAGIDSYSAYRTIYSEPAEKLLVDDLDTIRSREFYNYPFRVYNDLFFTFENAQFFSYHRPSFEVLKRKSTSKDLTFVSIKTKFLEFILFRNGELIQCNTFDASSKDYASIIARNMKEFNVDPNSSDIFITSVRKEENAEIFTQLKNHFPAFNSKAEETFGFPLSFWEIYGDLILCS, from the coding sequence ATGGAGAACAAATTATTAAAAGTACTGCACGCCTATCATCCTAATGAAAACATGAAATTTGAAAAGGCTGATATACTTGTGTATAGAGATGCCTTGATTTTGACAGGATACGAAAAGATAGGCCAACCGATGAGTGCTTTCGTTCATTTCCAATTTCGTGATTTAAACATACCTGGGGTCTATTCTACACAGATTCAAATGGCATTAGACCAGATACCTGCAGCATACCGTTCTGCTGTGATTAAAAATGTATTTCATTGTGAATCTACATTTGTTCTCGTACCTCAAACCGAGTTAGCTGGCATAGATAGTTATTCTGCCTACCGAACTATATATAGCGAACCAGCAGAGAAGCTATTGGTGGATGATTTGGATACGATTCGTTCGCGTGAATTTTACAACTATCCGTTCAGAGTCTATAATGATTTGTTTTTCACCTTTGAGAATGCACAATTCTTTTCATATCATAGACCTAGCTTTGAAGTACTAAAAAGAAAATCAACTAGTAAAGATTTGACCTTTGTGTCTATCAAAACTAAATTCCTTGAGTTTATTCTTTTTAGAAATGGTGAATTAATCCAATGCAATACCTTTGATGCATCTTCTAAAGACTATGCGAGTATTATCGCTCGAAATATGAAGGAGTTTAATGTAGATCCTAATTCCTCTGATATCTTTATCACGAGTGTGAGAAAAGAAGAAAATGCTGAAATTTTCACTCAATTGAAAAATCATTTTCCTGCATTCAATTCAAAAGCGGAAGAGACCTTTGGTTTTCCTTTATCCTTCTGGGAGATTTATGGAGATTTAATTCTTTGCAGCTAA
- a CDS encoding MATE family efflux transporter, translated as MERIPSYKEIFQIALPIMLGGISETISAIVDTAFMGKLGTLAMDGMGMANIFLLIIIMIGWSFSRSIQILVSQNFGAENFSNIGSIVQHALVVLFPIGLLLFGILYSSNAYFLKFIIDNDSIHKIASEVCSIRSYGMPIVMMTLVFSGFFTGLGQTKILLFSQAAAAISNIILNYILVFGKLGMPVMGYQGSATATVVSEGIALVVLLGYLAFQSDLLKRYELLIRKKFSLHLVREIMRLAAPMVVLHAFSLGSWVYFFSLIEKMGEKELAISMVLKQLFSAITIPGFCLASTANTIVGQLVGSRKIDLIMPSIWKVVKLNYTILISLAILTYIFRYPIVSLFTTDAAVITNISMPLIALLMAYLVIPSSNVLFNSISALGSTKIPLYLETINLFFYLLYMFVFIHIMKSSLFVAWLAEIEYWIFLLIFCFIYFYKMDWKKNIIYLDK; from the coding sequence ATGGAAAGAATACCAAGTTACAAAGAAATTTTCCAAATAGCTCTACCTATCATGTTAGGGGGTATTAGCGAGACTATTTCTGCTATCGTAGATACTGCTTTCATGGGGAAGTTAGGTACTTTGGCTATGGATGGTATGGGAATGGCCAATATTTTTCTGCTTATCATTATTATGATAGGTTGGAGTTTTTCACGAAGTATTCAGATTCTCGTTTCTCAAAATTTCGGAGCCGAAAATTTTTCAAATATAGGCTCTATAGTCCAACATGCCTTGGTTGTTTTATTTCCGATTGGACTTTTGCTCTTTGGCATCTTGTATAGTTCCAATGCTTATTTTTTAAAATTTATCATAGATAATGATTCCATTCATAAAATAGCCTCTGAGGTTTGCTCTATTCGTTCTTATGGTATGCCTATTGTCATGATGACATTAGTTTTTTCTGGTTTTTTCACCGGATTAGGGCAAACCAAGATTTTATTATTTTCTCAAGCAGCAGCAGCTATTTCCAATATTATTCTCAATTATATACTCGTCTTTGGGAAACTGGGAATGCCTGTAATGGGTTATCAGGGTAGTGCCACAGCTACGGTCGTTTCGGAGGGTATAGCACTGGTAGTTTTATTGGGATATCTGGCTTTTCAATCTGATCTTTTAAAACGTTATGAACTTCTCATTCGAAAGAAGTTTAGTCTTCATCTTGTGAGAGAAATAATGCGCTTGGCTGCTCCTATGGTAGTTTTACATGCCTTTAGCTTAGGGTCATGGGTATATTTCTTTTCTTTGATAGAAAAAATGGGAGAGAAAGAATTGGCTATCTCTATGGTTTTAAAACAGTTGTTTTCCGCTATTACCATTCCAGGTTTTTGCCTAGCCAGCACTGCGAATACGATTGTAGGACAATTAGTAGGAAGTAGAAAAATTGATCTTATTATGCCTTCAATTTGGAAAGTAGTCAAACTCAATTATACCATCTTAATTAGTCTTGCAATATTGACATATATCTTTCGTTACCCTATAGTTTCCTTATTTACGACGGATGCAGCTGTGATTACTAATATATCCATGCCTTTGATAGCCTTGTTAATGGCTTATTTAGTTATCCCTTCGTCAAATGTACTTTTTAATAGTATCTCTGCATTGGGGAGTACAAAAATTCCACTATATCTAGAGACAATTAATTTGTTTTTTTACCTGCTCTACATGTTTGTATTTATCCATATCATGAAGTCTAGTCTATTTGTTGCATGGCTGGCTGAAATCGAGTATTGGATTTTCTTGCTTATCTTTTGTTTTATCTATTTTTATAAGATGGATTGGAAGAAAAACATCATATATTTGGATAAATAA
- a CDS encoding DUF899 family protein, with amino-acid sequence MYGHTEIQKKIQDKYDEIAALRKEQVAIAKSEGLSEVENYSFKDKNGNVVTLLDMFQSHDELIVVHNMGKSCPYCTLWADGLSSSTPHIQNRCGFALVSPNDYQTMSDFAANRDWKFPYYSGVETSFISDMGFSHQTEDGKVRYTPGFTTFLKKEDKIYRVACDLFGPGDLFSPIWPMMDMLHHSDKEWHPKFGY; translated from the coding sequence ATGTACGGACACACAGAAATACAGAAAAAAATTCAAGACAAATACGATGAAATCGCCGCTCTAAGAAAAGAACAAGTAGCCATAGCGAAAAGCGAAGGTCTTAGCGAAGTAGAAAATTATTCTTTTAAGGATAAGAATGGTAATGTGGTGACTTTGCTCGATATGTTTCAAAGTCATGACGAGCTCATCGTCGTTCACAATATGGGAAAATCATGTCCCTATTGCACCTTATGGGCAGATGGGCTGAGTAGCAGTACACCCCATATTCAGAATAGATGTGGCTTTGCCTTGGTCTCTCCAAATGATTATCAGACTATGTCAGATTTCGCCGCGAATAGAGATTGGAAATTTCCTTACTATTCAGGAGTAGAAACTAGTTTTATTTCCGATATGGGCTTTTCGCACCAAACAGAGGACGGCAAGGTGCGCTATACGCCAGGCTTCACCACTTTTCTAAAAAAGGAAGATAAAATCTATCGCGTGGCCTGTGATTTATTCGGTCCAGGCGACCTATTTTCTCCTATCTGGCCTATGATGGATATGCTGCACCATTCAGATAAAGAATGGCATCCGAAGTTTGGCTATTAA